The following nucleotide sequence is from Trichormus variabilis 0441.
TAGCTGCTTGATTTTTCAAGATTATTTGATACATCTGTTTCCCTTCTTGAGATTTTGCCCATTGCAAAATTTTGAGATCATTGCGTGATACTACTACTGACTGATTTGTTCCCCAGTTTGAGACAGCATTCCACGTTATCCAAGAACCAAGTACCGCAGAGGTGGCAGCAGCTAATCCACATATTGCTGATACCACCCCTAATCCCCAGCCCCCCTGCACTTTTATATCTGTACTACTGCTTGACTTGATTTTTTTCATCTCATCCCGCACTGCACTGGAGACAACTGTATAGTGCATTTTCTCAGCAGATTGAGTTGTCTTTTCCAGTTTTTGGTCTATCATTACCGCCCACGCATCTATCATTGCCTCCGTTCTTGCTTGGAGGTCTAGCATCGTTTCTTCATACCGACCCAAGGTTGCCATCATCCTGAATATTGGGTCATCTGGCGTGATTCCTAATTGATACGCT
It contains:
- a CDS encoding DUF6753 family protein, which gives rise to MKTQDILQGYSPAEQKRIVEGAYQLGITPDDPIFRMMATLGRYEETMLDLQARTEAMIDAWAVMIDQKLEKTTQSAEKMHYTVVSSAVRDEMKKIKSSSSTDIKVQGGWGLGVVSAICGLAAATSAVLGSWITWNAVSNWGTNQSVVVSRNDLKILQWAKSQEGKQMYQIILKNQAAIEACQTEDRTKGYCLIQVDK